From a single Streptomyces rubradiris genomic region:
- a CDS encoding metallopeptidase family protein — protein sequence MRGPIAPPQVPLAASRAEVFADLVQDSVDRLERRWPQLADIDFLVLEVPRLDGRGDGPVWDDEAVPLGGVVPARDGRRARVVVYRRPVEIRTKGRDERAALVHEVVVEQVAELLGLTPETVDPRYGED from the coding sequence ATGCGGGGGCCGATCGCGCCGCCGCAGGTGCCGTTGGCCGCCAGCCGTGCCGAGGTGTTCGCGGATCTGGTGCAGGACTCCGTGGACCGTCTCGAACGGCGCTGGCCGCAGCTGGCCGACATCGACTTCCTGGTGCTGGAGGTGCCCCGGCTGGACGGGCGGGGGGACGGGCCGGTGTGGGACGACGAGGCGGTGCCGCTCGGCGGGGTCGTGCCGGCGCGGGACGGGCGGCGGGCGCGGGTCGTCGTGTACCGGCGGCCGGTGGAGATCCGGACGAAGGGGCGGGACGAGCGGGCCGCGCTGGTGCACGAGGTGGTCGTGGAGCAGGTGGCGGAGCTGCTGGGGCTGACACCGGAGACGGTGGACCCCCGGTACGGGGAGGACTAG
- the manA gene encoding mannose-6-phosphate isomerase, class I, producing the protein MDRLDNTIRPYAWGSPTAIPQLLGVEPTGEPQAEMWMGAHPGAPSRTSRGPLVEVIEADPERELGARAVARFGPRLPFLLKLLAAGAPLSLQVHPDLEQARAGYADEERRGVPADAPHRNYKDANHKPELICALTEFDGLCGFRDPVQAAGLLDGLGVDSLKPYVDLLHAHPEDAALREVLTAVLTADPEEMAHTVAEATAACVRLGGAYAPYADIAHHYPGDPGVIAAMLLNHVRLQPGEALYLGAGIPHAYLNGLGVEIMANSDNVLRCGLTPKHVDVPELLRIVRFEPSDPGVLRPEASPEGEEVYETPTDEFRLSRFVLPEGGTARDLTRATPQILLCTAGTVRAGEHELGPGQSVFVPAGEPAEISGAGTIFRATVVA; encoded by the coding sequence ATGGACCGCCTCGACAACACCATCCGCCCCTACGCCTGGGGTTCCCCCACCGCCATCCCGCAGCTCCTGGGGGTCGAGCCGACCGGCGAACCCCAGGCGGAGATGTGGATGGGCGCACACCCGGGCGCCCCGTCGCGCACCTCCCGCGGCCCCCTCGTCGAGGTCATCGAGGCCGACCCGGAGCGGGAACTGGGCGCCCGCGCGGTCGCCAGGTTCGGCCCCCGGCTGCCGTTCCTGCTCAAGCTCCTCGCGGCCGGCGCGCCCCTGTCCCTCCAGGTGCACCCGGACCTGGAGCAGGCCAGGGCGGGGTACGCCGACGAGGAGCGGCGCGGCGTCCCGGCCGACGCCCCGCACCGCAACTACAAGGACGCCAACCACAAGCCCGAACTGATCTGCGCGCTCACCGAGTTCGACGGCCTGTGCGGCTTCCGCGACCCCGTCCAGGCCGCCGGCCTGCTCGACGGGCTCGGCGTCGACTCCCTCAAGCCGTACGTCGACCTGCTGCACGCCCACCCCGAGGACGCGGCCCTGCGCGAGGTCCTCACCGCCGTCCTCACCGCAGACCCGGAGGAGATGGCCCACACGGTCGCCGAGGCCACCGCCGCCTGCGTCCGCCTCGGCGGCGCCTACGCCCCCTACGCCGACATCGCCCACCACTACCCCGGCGACCCCGGCGTGATCGCGGCGATGCTCCTCAACCACGTCCGGCTGCAGCCGGGCGAGGCCCTGTACCTCGGCGCCGGCATCCCGCACGCCTACCTCAACGGCCTCGGCGTGGAGATCATGGCCAACTCCGACAACGTCCTGCGCTGCGGTCTCACCCCCAAGCACGTCGATGTCCCCGAACTGCTGCGGATCGTCCGCTTCGAACCGAGCGACCCGGGCGTGCTGCGCCCGGAGGCATCCCCGGAGGGCGAAGAGGTATACGAGACGCCGACCGACGAGTTCCGGCTCTCCCGCTTCGTCCTGCCCGAGGGCGGCACCGCCCGCGACCTCACCCGCGCCACCCCGCAGATCCTGCTCTGCACGGCCGGGACCGTCCGGGCGGGCGAGCACGAGCTGGGACCCGGCCAGTCGGTCTTCGTCCCGGCCGGCGAACCGGCGGAGATCTCCGGCGCGGGCACCATTTTCCGCGCCACCGTGGTCGCCTGA
- a CDS encoding DUF3499 domain-containing protein: protein MESRRGPLKSAVPSNIVSPVRRCSRTACGRPAVATLTYVYADSTAVLGPLATYAEPHCYDLCAEHSERLTAPRGWEVVRLLDGSAPARPSGDDLEALANAVREAARPQERAAEAGGGGARAADPMEVARRGHLRVLRSPDN, encoded by the coding sequence GTGGAGAGTCGTCGCGGCCCGCTCAAGAGTGCGGTACCGTCCAACATCGTGAGCCCTGTACGTCGCTGTTCGCGCACCGCCTGCGGCCGACCCGCCGTCGCGACGCTGACGTACGTCTACGCCGACTCGACCGCGGTCCTCGGCCCGCTCGCCACCTACGCCGAACCCCACTGCTACGACCTGTGCGCCGAGCACTCCGAGCGCCTCACCGCCCCGCGCGGCTGGGAGGTCGTACGGCTCCTCGACGGCTCCGCGCCCGCGCGGCCCAGCGGGGACGACCTGGAAGCGCTGGCCAACGCCGTGCGCGAGGCGGCCCGTCCCCAGGAGCGCGCGGCCGAGGCGGGCGGCGGCGGAGCCCGCGCCGCGGACCCCATGGAGGTCGCCCGCCGCGGCCACCTCAGGGTCCTGCGCTCCCCGGACAACTGA
- a CDS encoding phosphomannomutase/phosphoglucomutase, protein MTADLSQIVKAYDVRGVVPDQWDEALARLFGAAFAEVTAAAAVVVGHDMRPSSPGLSRAFAYGAADRGVDVVEIGLCSTDQLYYASGALNLPGAMFTASHNPARYNGIKMCRAGAAPVGQDTGLTEIRELVERWLAEGAPAPAARPGTLSTSETLEDYAAHLRSLVDLSAIRPLKVVVDAGNGMGGHTVPSVFAGLPLTLVPMYFELDGTFPNHEANPLDPANLVDLQKRVPAEGADLGIAFDGDADRCFVVDENGDPVSPSAITALVAARELARNGGRGTVIHNLITSRTVPEVVRQHGGTPVRTRVGHSFIKAEMARTGAIFGGEHSAHYYFKDFWNADTGMLAALHVLAALGGQDGPLSALVAQYDRYRGSGEINSTVADQADRLAAVRAAYEGRADVTLDDLDGLTVAAADWWFNVRPSNTEPLLRLNAEAEDEATLTKIRDEALAIIRG, encoded by the coding sequence GTGACTGCTGATCTGTCACAGATCGTGAAGGCGTACGACGTACGCGGAGTGGTCCCGGACCAGTGGGACGAGGCACTGGCCCGGCTCTTCGGCGCCGCCTTCGCGGAGGTGACCGCGGCGGCGGCCGTCGTCGTCGGCCACGACATGCGCCCCTCGTCCCCCGGCCTGTCCCGCGCCTTCGCATACGGCGCGGCGGACCGCGGCGTGGACGTCGTGGAGATCGGCCTGTGCTCCACCGACCAGCTCTACTACGCCTCGGGCGCGCTGAACCTCCCGGGCGCGATGTTCACCGCCTCCCACAACCCGGCCCGGTACAACGGCATCAAGATGTGCCGCGCGGGCGCCGCCCCCGTCGGCCAGGACACCGGGCTCACCGAGATCCGGGAGCTGGTCGAGCGCTGGCTCGCCGAGGGCGCCCCGGCACCCGCGGCCCGGCCGGGAACCCTCTCCACGAGCGAGACGCTGGAGGACTACGCGGCGCACCTGCGCTCCCTGGTCGACCTCTCCGCCATCCGCCCCCTGAAGGTCGTGGTCGACGCCGGCAACGGCATGGGCGGCCACACCGTCCCCTCCGTCTTCGCCGGTCTGCCCCTCACCCTCGTCCCGATGTACTTCGAGCTGGACGGCACCTTCCCGAACCACGAGGCCAACCCGCTCGACCCGGCCAACCTCGTGGATCTGCAGAAGCGGGTCCCGGCGGAGGGCGCCGACCTCGGCATCGCCTTCGACGGCGACGCCGACCGCTGCTTCGTCGTGGACGAGAACGGCGACCCCGTCTCCCCGTCCGCGATCACCGCGCTGGTCGCCGCGCGCGAGCTGGCCCGCAACGGCGGCCGGGGCACCGTCATCCACAACCTGATCACCTCCCGCACGGTCCCCGAGGTCGTGCGGCAGCACGGCGGCACCCCGGTGCGCACCCGGGTCGGCCACTCCTTCATCAAGGCCGAGATGGCCCGCACCGGCGCGATCTTCGGCGGCGAGCACTCGGCGCACTACTACTTCAAGGACTTCTGGAACGCCGACACCGGCATGCTGGCCGCCCTGCACGTCCTCGCGGCGCTCGGCGGCCAGGACGGCCCGCTGTCCGCCCTGGTCGCGCAGTACGACCGCTACCGCGGCTCCGGCGAGATCAACTCCACGGTCGCCGACCAGGCCGACCGCCTCGCCGCGGTCCGCGCCGCGTACGAGGGCCGCGCCGACGTCACCCTCGACGACCTCGACGGCCTCACCGTCGCCGCCGCCGACTGGTGGTTCAACGTCCGCCCGTCCAACACCGAGCCGCTGCTCCGGCTGAACGCCGAGGCGGAGGACGAGGCGACGCTGACCAAGATCCGCGACGAGGCCCTGGCGATCATCAGGGGCTGA
- a CDS encoding SIS domain-containing protein produces MLDETLLDTPEGLAEADHRGLLRGAAEAGARVRTAARNAAEAGIGSLKPDGRPRAVLIAGPGAAATHTADLLGTLAGPGSPVVRLAPTGVAPAAGALRWELPGWAGSVDLLLIATPDGTEPSLSLLAEQAYRRGCSVVGVAPPGTPLADAVAGAHGMFVPMATAPYDQEEPLAASSPGVLWALLTPLLALLDRVGLLDAPPEALEKVADRLDTIAERCGPAIATYSNPAKTLAAELADALPVIWTEGTSAGPAGRRFAAALAELAGRPALVAELPEALAAHSALLAGPLAASADPDDFFRDRVEEPPALHARVVLLRDRPLGGLTAAPAARDVALSHDTPVSELEPEEGGELETLAELIAVTDFAAVYLALASGA; encoded by the coding sequence ATGCTGGACGAAACGCTGCTCGACACCCCGGAGGGCCTCGCCGAGGCCGACCACCGAGGACTGCTGCGCGGGGCGGCGGAGGCCGGCGCCCGCGTCCGCACCGCCGCCCGCAACGCCGCCGAGGCCGGCATCGGCAGCCTCAAGCCCGACGGCCGTCCCCGCGCGGTCCTCATCGCGGGCCCCGGTGCCGCCGCCACCCACACCGCCGACCTCCTCGGCACGCTGGCCGGCCCGGGCAGCCCCGTCGTCCGGCTCGCCCCCACCGGCGTCGCCCCCGCCGCGGGCGCCCTGCGCTGGGAGCTGCCGGGCTGGGCCGGCTCCGTGGACCTGCTGCTGATCGCCACCCCGGACGGCACCGAACCCAGCCTGTCCCTCCTCGCCGAGCAGGCCTACCGCCGCGGCTGCTCCGTCGTCGGCGTGGCCCCGCCCGGCACCCCGCTCGCCGACGCGGTCGCCGGGGCGCACGGCATGTTCGTACCGATGGCCACGGCCCCCTACGACCAGGAGGAACCGCTCGCCGCCTCCTCTCCCGGAGTGCTGTGGGCGCTGCTGACCCCGCTGCTGGCGCTCCTGGACCGGGTCGGCCTGCTCGACGCCCCGCCGGAGGCCCTGGAGAAGGTCGCCGACCGGCTGGACACCATCGCGGAACGCTGCGGGCCCGCCATCGCGACCTACAGCAACCCGGCCAAGACCCTCGCCGCCGAACTGGCCGACGCGCTGCCGGTGATCTGGACGGAGGGCACCTCGGCCGGTCCGGCGGGCCGCCGGTTCGCCGCCGCCCTCGCCGAACTGGCCGGCCGCCCGGCCCTGGTCGCCGAGCTGCCCGAGGCGCTCGCCGCGCACAGCGCCCTGCTGGCCGGGCCGCTCGCCGCCAGCGCCGACCCGGACGACTTCTTCCGGGACCGCGTGGAGGAGCCGCCCGCGCTGCACGCGCGCGTGGTGCTGCTGCGCGACCGCCCGCTCGGCGGCCTCACCGCCGCCCCGGCCGCCCGGGACGTGGCCCTCAGCCACGACACGCCGGTCAGCGAACTCGAACCGGAGGAGGGCGGCGAACTGGAGACCCTCGCGGAACTGATCGCCGTCACGGATTTCGCCGCCGTTTACCTGGCGCTCGCTTCGGGAGCCTGA
- a CDS encoding glycosyltransferase family 2 protein: MSVHSHAAAQPGAAIPEFPRHVVTAVLVSHDGARWLPDALAGLLGQERPVQHAVAADTGSADDSARLLTDALGEANVLHLARRTGFGQAVEEASRTAPPLTPDDLPYLKRPSGWDPVTRTWRDDAYDLPELPHGEPVQWLWLLHDDCAPEPDALAQLLRVVDNELELGRDDVAIVGPKLRGWYDRRQLLEVGVSIANSGRRWTGLDRREQDQGQHDHVRTVLSVSTAGMLVRRDVFEQLGGFDRLLPLMRDDVDLCWRAHTAGHRVLIAPEAVVRHAEAASRERRTVDCAGRTTASPHKVDKAGAVYTLLVNTRTAALPWVLLRLVLGTVLRTLAYLVGKVPGQALDEIRGLLSTLLRPERIIAARRRRGPSRIDKAELRALFPPPGATVRATVEQLAGNLTGGSDTDTSPAGRHGGAVESGPGGDDADFLEVEQFARLKRIARRPAPVLFLALLLISLAACRALLGGGALGGGALLPAPAGATDLWSRYLDAWHPTGTGGTPSAPPYLALVATLASLLFGSTGLAVTVLLICSVPLAGCTAYLASRPLVTSRLLRAWAAIAYAFLPATTGALAGGRVGTAVLAVLLPLIARAGIAASGLAGRAGTRGSWRATWAYALLLTIATAFTPIVWPLALLLGLGVLVLRRRDLVGYGPRFLAQLGTPLLVLAPWSLTLFPAGFLQEAGLEYGSSAASAFDLLGAAPGGPGTVNGLMLIGIVLAALAALLRSERQLGIRTAWAVALAGLVFAVLSNRSAWAGPATLVYGIALLAAAALGADGARARVAEQSFGWRQPVAALIAFASAAGPLLVAAGWMIRGADGPLERRDPAQVPAFVAEDSTGGAQARTLVLDSDTTARVRYSLVRGSGARMGDAELTAADGPNTRLDQTVAHLVAGSGADQAAELGGFAVRYVLVHKGAPREITRVLDATPGLTRLSQQNGGALWRVDQDVSRAAIVPAGGSGTPQPVAAGPVEIHTTVPAGPDGRVLRLADSADGGWTATLDGKPLTRTTVDGWAQGFRLPAQGGRLDVTYDTPLAHTAWLWAQGLLAVVLVVLALPGRRRDVDDDLPEEQPLPAQATAGEGRRARRLRAQAEEPPAEDRPGTPPPPATAPVPQQPYEAHDPAAYATTGYAGYGTDQYQPPAGYDQRPYPQSDPHQTAPYDPYGYGGTDAQPPYDPTAYRHQGYETAYDPAQQGYGPGPQGYHSAPQDYDPVQQGYDPASQGYDPASRGYDPAQQPHGTGSQRPDGSQQ; this comes from the coding sequence ATGTCCGTGCACAGCCATGCGGCAGCCCAACCAGGGGCTGCCATCCCTGAGTTCCCGCGCCACGTCGTGACCGCGGTCCTCGTCTCCCACGACGGCGCCCGCTGGCTGCCCGACGCGCTCGCCGGGCTGCTCGGCCAGGAGCGTCCCGTCCAGCACGCGGTGGCCGCCGACACCGGCAGCGCGGACGACTCCGCCCGGCTGCTCACCGACGCCCTCGGCGAGGCCAACGTCCTGCACCTCGCCCGCCGCACCGGCTTCGGCCAGGCCGTGGAGGAGGCGAGCCGCACCGCGCCCCCGCTCACCCCCGACGACCTGCCGTACCTCAAGCGCCCCAGCGGCTGGGACCCCGTCACCCGCACCTGGCGCGACGACGCCTACGACCTGCCCGAACTGCCGCACGGCGAACCCGTCCAGTGGCTGTGGCTGCTGCACGACGACTGCGCCCCCGAACCCGACGCCCTCGCCCAGCTGCTGCGGGTCGTGGACAACGAACTCGAACTCGGCCGCGACGACGTCGCCATCGTCGGCCCCAAGCTGCGCGGCTGGTACGACCGCCGCCAGCTGCTGGAGGTCGGCGTCTCCATCGCCAACTCCGGCCGCCGCTGGACCGGACTGGACCGCCGCGAACAGGACCAGGGCCAGCACGACCACGTCCGCACCGTGCTGTCCGTGTCCACCGCCGGCATGCTCGTCCGCCGCGACGTCTTCGAACAGCTCGGCGGCTTCGACCGGCTGCTGCCCCTCATGCGCGACGACGTCGACCTGTGCTGGCGCGCCCACACCGCCGGCCACCGCGTCCTGATCGCCCCCGAGGCCGTCGTCCGGCACGCCGAGGCCGCCTCCCGTGAACGCCGCACCGTCGACTGCGCCGGCCGCACCACCGCCTCCCCGCACAAGGTCGACAAGGCCGGCGCCGTCTACACCCTGCTCGTCAACACCCGTACGGCAGCGCTGCCCTGGGTGCTGCTCCGGCTCGTCCTCGGCACCGTCCTGCGTACCCTCGCCTACCTCGTCGGCAAGGTCCCCGGCCAGGCCCTCGACGAGATCCGCGGCCTGCTGAGCACCCTGCTGCGGCCCGAGCGGATCATCGCCGCCCGGCGCCGTCGCGGCCCCTCCCGCATCGACAAGGCGGAACTGCGCGCCCTCTTCCCGCCGCCCGGCGCCACTGTCCGGGCCACCGTGGAACAGCTCGCCGGCAACCTCACCGGCGGCTCCGACACCGACACCTCCCCGGCCGGCCGGCACGGCGGTGCCGTGGAGTCCGGGCCCGGCGGCGACGACGCCGACTTCCTGGAGGTCGAGCAGTTCGCCCGGCTCAAGCGGATCGCCCGCAGACCCGCCCCCGTCCTCTTCCTCGCCCTGCTGCTCATCTCCCTCGCCGCCTGCCGCGCCCTGCTCGGCGGCGGCGCCCTCGGCGGCGGCGCCCTGCTGCCCGCCCCGGCCGGCGCGACCGACCTGTGGTCGCGCTACCTGGACGCCTGGCACCCGACAGGCACCGGCGGCACCCCGTCCGCACCGCCCTACCTGGCCCTCGTCGCCACCCTCGCCTCGCTCCTGTTCGGCTCCACCGGCCTGGCCGTCACCGTCCTGCTGATCTGCTCGGTGCCGCTCGCCGGATGCACCGCCTACCTCGCCTCCCGGCCGCTGGTCACCTCCCGGCTGCTGCGCGCCTGGGCCGCCATCGCCTACGCCTTCCTGCCCGCCACCACCGGAGCGCTGGCCGGCGGACGCGTCGGCACCGCCGTCCTCGCCGTGCTGCTGCCGCTCATCGCGCGCGCGGGCATCGCCGCGAGCGGCCTGGCGGGCCGCGCCGGCACCCGCGGCAGCTGGCGCGCCACCTGGGCGTACGCGCTGCTGCTGACCATCGCCACCGCCTTCACCCCGATCGTGTGGCCCCTCGCGCTGCTGCTCGGCCTCGGCGTCCTGGTGCTGCGCCGCCGCGACCTCGTCGGCTACGGACCGCGCTTCCTCGCCCAGCTCGGCACCCCGCTGCTGGTCCTCGCCCCCTGGTCGCTGACCCTGTTCCCGGCCGGGTTCCTCCAGGAGGCCGGCCTGGAGTACGGCTCCTCGGCCGCCTCCGCCTTCGACCTGCTCGGTGCCGCCCCCGGCGGCCCCGGCACCGTGAACGGCCTGATGCTCATCGGTATCGTGCTGGCCGCGCTCGCCGCCCTGCTGCGCTCCGAACGGCAGCTCGGCATCCGCACCGCCTGGGCCGTCGCCCTGGCCGGACTCGTCTTCGCGGTCCTGTCCAACAGGTCCGCGTGGGCCGGACCGGCCACCCTCGTCTACGGCATCGCCCTGCTGGCCGCCGCCGCCCTCGGCGCCGACGGCGCACGCGCGCGCGTGGCCGAGCAGAGCTTCGGCTGGCGCCAGCCCGTCGCCGCGCTGATCGCCTTCGCCTCGGCCGCCGGTCCGCTCCTCGTCGCCGCCGGCTGGATGATCCGCGGCGCGGACGGCCCGCTGGAGCGCCGCGACCCGGCCCAGGTCCCCGCGTTCGTCGCCGAGGACTCCACCGGCGGCGCCCAGGCCCGCACCCTGGTCCTGGACAGCGACACCACCGCGCGCGTGCGCTACAGCCTGGTCCGCGGCTCCGGCGCCCGCATGGGAGACGCCGAACTCACCGCCGCCGACGGCCCGAACACCCGCCTGGACCAGACCGTCGCCCACCTGGTGGCCGGCTCCGGCGCCGACCAGGCCGCCGAACTCGGCGGCTTCGCCGTGCGCTACGTCCTCGTCCACAAGGGCGCCCCCCGCGAGATCACCCGCGTCCTGGACGCCACCCCCGGCCTGACCCGGCTCAGCCAGCAGAACGGCGGCGCCCTGTGGCGCGTCGACCAGGACGTCTCCCGCGCGGCCATCGTGCCCGCCGGCGGCTCCGGTACGCCCCAGCCGGTGGCCGCCGGACCGGTGGAGATCCACACCACGGTCCCCGCCGGCCCCGACGGCCGCGTCCTGCGCCTGGCCGACAGCGCCGACGGCGGCTGGACGGCCACCCTCGACGGCAAACCGCTCACCCGCACCACGGTCGACGGCTGGGCCCAGGGCTTCCGCCTCCCCGCCCAGGGCGGCAGGCTCGACGTCACCTACGACACGCCGCTCGCCCACACCGCCTGGCTCTGGGCGCAGGGCCTCCTCGCCGTCGTCCTGGTCGTCCTCGCCCTGCCCGGCCGCCGCCGCGACGTCGACGACGACCTGCCCGAGGAGCAGCCGCTGCCCGCCCAGGCCACCGCCGGCGAGGGCCGCCGCGCCCGCCGCCTGCGCGCCCAGGCCGAGGAACCGCCCGCCGAGGACCGGCCCGGCACACCCCCGCCCCCGGCCACCGCCCCCGTCCCCCAGCAGCCGTACGAGGCCCACGACCCGGCCGCGTACGCGACCACCGGGTACGCCGGGTACGGCACGGACCAGTACCAGCCGCCGGCCGGCTACGACCAGCGGCCGTACCCGCAGTCCGACCCCCACCAGACGGCCCCCTACGACCCGTACGGCTACGGCGGCACCGACGCCCAGCCGCCCTACGACCCGACGGCCTACCGGCACCAGGGCTACGAGACGGCGTACGACCCCGCCCAGCAGGGCTACGGCCCCGGCCCGCAGGGTTACCACTCCGCCCCGCAGGACTACGACCCGGTCCAGCAGGGCTACGACCCCGCCTCGCAGGGCTACGACCCCGCCTCGCGGGGTTACGACCCGGCCCAGCAGCCCCACGGCACCGGCAGCCAGCGTCCCGACGGGAGCCAGCAGTGA
- a CDS encoding DUF5719 family protein: MNRTTLSLFAGTAALAAVTAFAAVDSPSASGAAPETAARQPVQRTGLVCPAPSTSDLAETTYTSFTPVTKGAASGGRARLQAAGEQSSDDGSGADGKEKDGKEKDDTKKKGGGEKDGQPVLTPKAPGTPATGDTSGGDTPALVGTADGSFAPGWTVQETTEVSAGTGRGLLGVTCTGADTDFWFPGASTAAGRTDYVHLTNPDDSAAVVDIELYGKDGAVKAPLGENLTVDPGASEALLLPTLTEERQADLTVHVSVRSGRVGAAVQALDDKAGGDWLAPAADPAGSLVLPGIPKDATAVRLTAFAPGDDDADLKIRLASPDGLITPAGNETVHVKSGMTTTVDLGDVTRGEPGSLVLTPTDQAAPVVAALQVVRGKGDKRETAFIPATAPVGTRATSAGNGAKGTTLALTAPEGTATVKVTASAGSEGGTPATKTYTLKSGTTQDVDAPVPTGLKGTYALTVEPVSGGPVYASRTLTTADTPAFTVQTLPSDHGLVSVPRTREDLSILQK, from the coding sequence GTGAACCGCACCACCCTGTCCCTGTTCGCCGGCACGGCCGCGCTGGCCGCCGTCACCGCGTTCGCCGCGGTCGACTCGCCGTCCGCGTCCGGCGCCGCCCCCGAGACCGCCGCCCGGCAGCCCGTGCAGCGCACCGGCCTGGTGTGCCCGGCGCCCAGCACCTCGGACCTCGCCGAGACGACGTACACCTCGTTCACCCCCGTCACCAAGGGCGCCGCGAGCGGTGGCCGGGCCCGGCTCCAGGCGGCCGGCGAGCAGTCGTCGGACGACGGCTCCGGCGCGGACGGCAAGGAGAAGGACGGCAAGGAGAAGGACGACACGAAGAAGAAGGGCGGCGGCGAGAAGGACGGGCAGCCGGTGCTCACGCCGAAGGCACCGGGCACACCGGCCACCGGCGACACCTCCGGCGGGGACACACCCGCGCTCGTCGGCACCGCGGACGGCTCCTTCGCGCCCGGCTGGACCGTCCAGGAGACCACCGAGGTCAGCGCCGGCACCGGCCGCGGCCTCCTCGGCGTCACCTGCACCGGCGCGGACACCGACTTCTGGTTCCCGGGCGCGAGCACGGCCGCCGGCCGCACCGACTACGTCCACCTGACCAACCCCGACGACTCCGCCGCCGTGGTCGACATCGAGCTGTACGGCAAGGACGGCGCGGTCAAGGCCCCGCTGGGCGAGAACCTCACCGTCGACCCGGGGGCGAGCGAGGCGTTGCTGCTCCCCACGCTCACCGAGGAACGGCAGGCCGACCTCACCGTGCACGTCAGCGTGCGCAGTGGCCGGGTCGGCGCGGCCGTGCAGGCCCTGGACGACAAGGCGGGCGGCGACTGGCTGGCCCCCGCCGCCGACCCGGCCGGCAGCCTGGTCCTGCCCGGCATCCCGAAGGACGCCACCGCCGTCCGCCTCACCGCCTTCGCCCCCGGCGACGACGACGCCGACCTGAAGATCCGCCTGGCCTCGCCCGACGGCCTGATCACCCCGGCCGGGAACGAGACCGTCCACGTCAAGTCCGGCATGACGACGACGGTCGACCTCGGCGACGTCACCCGGGGCGAGCCCGGCTCCCTGGTGCTCACCCCGACCGACCAGGCGGCCCCGGTCGTCGCGGCGCTCCAGGTGGTACGGGGCAAGGGGGACAAGCGGGAGACCGCGTTCATCCCGGCCACCGCCCCCGTCGGCACGCGCGCGACCTCGGCCGGCAACGGCGCCAAGGGCACGACGCTCGCGCTGACGGCGCCCGAGGGCACGGCCACGGTCAAGGTCACCGCCTCGGCGGGCAGCGAGGGCGGCACCCCGGCGACCAAGACGTACACGCTGAAGTCCGGCACCACGCAGGACGTCGACGCCCCCGTCCCGACGGGCCTGAAGGGCACCTACGCCCTCACCGTCGAACCCGTCTCCGGCGGCCCCGTCTACGCCTCCCGCACCCTCACCACCGCCGACACCCCCGCCTTCACCGTCCAGACCCTCCCCAGCGACCACGGCCTGGTGTCGGTACCGCGGACGCGGGAGGACTTGTCGATATTGCAGAAGTAG
- a CDS encoding Trm112 family protein has protein sequence MALEAGLLEILACPACHAPLKEQDTELICTGPDCGLAYPVRDGIPVLLVDEARRPA, from the coding sequence ATGGCGCTCGAAGCCGGCCTCCTGGAGATCCTCGCCTGCCCGGCCTGCCACGCCCCCCTGAAGGAGCAGGACACCGAGCTGATCTGCACCGGCCCGGACTGCGGCCTCGCCTACCCGGTCCGCGACGGCATCCCGGTGCTGCTGGTCGACGAGGCCCGCCGCCCCGCCTGA